Proteins found in one Subtercola endophyticus genomic segment:
- the rplC gene encoding 50S ribosomal protein L3 yields the protein MATTTKTSKGLLGIKLGMTQVWDENNRLIPVTVVQITPNVVTQVRTPEVDGYEAVQIAAGQIDPRKVNQPLTGHFDKAGVTPRRHVTEIRTADAAEYTLGQELTVDAVFEAGKKVDVVGTSKGKGFAGVMKRHNFKGVSSSHGSHRNHRKPGSIGASSTPSRVFKGMRMAGRMGGERVTVLNLVVHSVDAEKNLLLVKGAVPGGRGRLVFVRTAVKGA from the coding sequence ATGGCTACTACAACCAAGACCTCCAAGGGTCTGCTCGGCATCAAGCTCGGCATGACCCAGGTGTGGGACGAGAACAACCGTCTCATCCCCGTCACCGTCGTTCAGATCACCCCGAACGTCGTCACCCAGGTTCGTACCCCCGAGGTCGACGGCTACGAAGCCGTTCAGATCGCCGCGGGCCAGATCGACCCTCGCAAGGTGAACCAGCCGCTGACCGGTCACTTCGACAAGGCGGGCGTCACGCCTCGCCGTCACGTCACCGAGATCCGCACCGCTGACGCCGCCGAGTACACGCTCGGCCAGGAGCTGACCGTCGACGCCGTCTTCGAAGCCGGCAAGAAGGTCGACGTCGTCGGCACCAGCAAGGGCAAAGGCTTCGCCGGTGTCATGAAGCGTCACAACTTCAAGGGTGTCTCCTCATCGCACGGTTCGCACCGCAACCACCGCAAGCCCGGCTCGATCGGTGCCTCCTCGACTCCCAGCCGTGTCTTCAAGGGCATGCGCATGGCCGGTCGTATGGGTGGCGAGCGCGTCACCGTGCTCAACCTCGTCGTGCACTCGGTCGACGCGGAGAAGAACCTTCTCCTCGTCAAGGGCGCCGTTCCCGGCGGCCGTGGCCGTCTCGTTTTCGTTCGTACCGCAGTGAAGGGGGCGTAG
- the rpsS gene encoding 30S ribosomal protein S19: MPRSLKKGPFVDDHLLRKVVVQNEAGSKNVIKTWSRRSMIIPAMLGHTIAVHDGRKHIPVFITETMVGHKLGEFSPTRTFRGHVKDDKKGRRR, from the coding sequence ATGCCACGCAGTCTCAAGAAGGGCCCCTTCGTTGACGACCACCTGCTCCGCAAGGTCGTCGTACAGAACGAAGCCGGTTCCAAGAACGTCATCAAGACCTGGTCACGCCGGTCGATGATCATCCCAGCCATGCTGGGCCACACGATCGCCGTTCACGACGGTCGCAAGCACATCCCCGTGTTCATCACGGAGACCATGGTCGGTCACAAGCTCGGCGAGTTCTCGCCGACGCGTACCTTCCGCGGACACGTGAAAGACGACAAGAAGGGTCGTCGCCGCTAA
- the rpsE gene encoding 30S ribosomal protein S5 — translation MAEATTALAVTAEATRTEAPAAQNEPREARRGGRERNPNKDRGSRDSEKSQFLERVVTINRVSKVVKGGRRFSFTALVVVGDGNGLVGVGYGKAREVPTAISKGVEEAKKNFFRVPRVGNTIPHPVQGEAAAGVVLLRPAAAGTGVIAGGPVRAVLECAGIHDVLSKSLGSSNTINIVHATVEALKQLEEPRAVAARRGLPLESVVPARLLRAQAEADSAAALAKVGA, via the coding sequence GTGGCAGAAGCTACGACCGCTCTGGCCGTTACGGCCGAAGCGACAAGAACCGAAGCGCCTGCAGCCCAGAACGAGCCTCGTGAGGCTCGTCGCGGTGGCCGTGAGCGCAACCCGAACAAAGACCGCGGATCGCGTGACTCTGAGAAGAGCCAGTTCCTCGAGCGCGTCGTCACCATCAACCGCGTCTCCAAGGTGGTGAAGGGTGGTCGTCGCTTCAGCTTCACCGCTCTCGTCGTCGTCGGTGACGGCAACGGCCTGGTGGGCGTCGGCTACGGCAAGGCCCGTGAGGTGCCGACCGCTATCTCGAAGGGCGTCGAAGAGGCGAAGAAGAACTTCTTCCGCGTTCCCCGCGTCGGCAACACCATTCCGCACCCCGTTCAGGGTGAAGCGGCTGCCGGTGTTGTTCTGCTGCGCCCCGCCGCTGCAGGTACCGGTGTTATCGCCGGTGGTCCTGTGCGCGCGGTGCTGGAGTGCGCAGGCATCCACGACGTTCTGAGCAAGTCGCTCGGCTCGTCGAACACCATCAACATCGTTCACGCAACGGTCGAAGCCCTCAAGCAGCTCGAAGAGCCCCGCGCCGTGGCAGCACGCCGTGGCCTGCCGCTCGAGTCGGTTGTTCCTGCTCGCCTGCTGCGTGCGCAAGCTGAGGCCGACTCGGCCGCAGCTCTCGCAAAGGTAGGTGCGTAA
- the rpsC gene encoding 30S ribosomal protein S3, producing the protein MGQKVNPYGFRLGITTDHVSRWFSDSTKVGQRYSDFVAEDVKIRSLLTKSLDRAGVARIEIERTRDRVRVDIHTARPGIVIGRRGAEAERIRADLEKLTKKQIQLNILEVKNPEAEAQLVAQGIAEQLSARVAFRRAMRKGLQGAQRTPSVKGVRIQVSGRLGGAEMSRSEFYREGRVPLHTLRANIDYGFYEAKTTFGRIGVKVWIYKGDITNKELAREQANQKSTRPERRDDRRDGGDRPRRNAAPTSAPKADAAPVAAVGVEA; encoded by the coding sequence ATGGGCCAGAAAGTAAACCCCTACGGTTTCCGTCTGGGCATCACGACCGACCACGTGTCGCGTTGGTTCTCTGACAGCACCAAGGTAGGGCAGCGTTACAGCGACTTCGTCGCCGAAGACGTGAAGATCCGCAGCCTGCTCACGAAGTCGCTCGACCGTGCAGGCGTCGCCCGCATCGAGATCGAGCGCACCCGTGACCGCGTTCGTGTCGACATTCACACTGCCCGCCCGGGCATCGTGATCGGTCGGCGCGGCGCCGAGGCCGAGCGCATTCGTGCCGACCTCGAGAAGCTCACCAAGAAGCAGATCCAGCTGAACATCCTCGAGGTGAAGAACCCCGAGGCCGAAGCTCAGCTCGTGGCGCAGGGCATCGCCGAGCAGCTCAGTGCACGTGTGGCGTTCCGCCGCGCGATGCGCAAGGGCCTGCAGGGCGCCCAGCGCACCCCGAGCGTCAAGGGTGTTCGCATCCAGGTCTCCGGCCGCCTCGGTGGCGCGGAGATGAGCCGTTCGGAGTTCTACCGCGAAGGCCGTGTGCCTCTGCACACCCTGCGCGCGAACATCGACTACGGCTTCTACGAGGCGAAGACCACGTTCGGCCGCATCGGTGTGAAGGTCTGGATCTACAAGGGCGACATCACCAACAAGGAGCTTGCTCGCGAGCAGGCGAACCAGAAGTCAACGCGCCCCGAGCGTCGTGACGACCGTCGTGACGGTGGCGACCGCCCCCGTCGCAACGCGGCTCCGACCAGTGCGCCCAAGGCAGACGCCGCCCCCGTGGCAGCTGTAGGAGTTGAGGCCTAA
- the rpmD gene encoding 50S ribosomal protein L30, producing the protein MATSLKITQIKSKISEKQDQRDTLRSLGLHRIGQFVVREDNSQNRGYVRHVAHLVKVEEID; encoded by the coding sequence ATGGCAACGAGCCTCAAGATCACGCAGATCAAGTCCAAGATCAGCGAAAAGCAAGACCAGCGCGACACCCTGCGTAGCCTCGGTCTTCACCGCATCGGCCAGTTCGTCGTGCGCGAAGACAACTCGCAGAACCGCGGCTATGTTCGCCACGTCGCTCACCTGGTGAAAGTCGAGGAGATTGACTAA
- the rplD gene encoding 50S ribosomal protein L4 gives MADVTVDIIDAQGKKAGTVDLPAELFDVQTNIPLIHQVVVAQLAAARQGTHKTKRRGEVSGAGRKPFKQKGTGRARQGSIRAPQMTGGGIVHGPTPRSYDQRTPKKMIAAALLGSLSDRARGSRVHVVDSLTLGPVPSTKTAIALLEQIATSKHVLVVVERGDDIAVKSVRNVPEVHVLTYDQLNAYDVLVSDDIVFTKGAIDGFIASKTKTEEVAA, from the coding sequence ATGGCTGACGTTACCGTCGACATCATCGATGCTCAGGGCAAGAAGGCCGGCACAGTCGACCTTCCCGCCGAGCTCTTCGATGTACAGACCAACATCCCGCTCATCCACCAGGTCGTCGTCGCGCAGCTCGCTGCCGCACGCCAGGGCACTCACAAGACCAAGCGTCGTGGTGAGGTCTCCGGTGCCGGCCGCAAGCCGTTCAAGCAGAAGGGAACCGGTCGCGCTCGTCAGGGCTCGATCCGCGCTCCTCAGATGACCGGTGGTGGCATCGTGCACGGCCCGACCCCGCGCAGCTACGACCAGCGCACCCCCAAGAAGATGATCGCGGCAGCACTGCTGGGTTCACTCTCCGACCGGGCCCGCGGCAGCCGCGTGCACGTCGTCGACTCGCTGACCCTCGGGCCGGTTCCGTCGACCAAGACGGCCATCGCGCTGCTCGAGCAGATCGCCACCAGCAAGCACGTTCTCGTGGTTGTCGAGCGCGGCGACGACATCGCCGTGAAGAGCGTTCGCAACGTTCCCGAGGTGCACGTTCTGACCTACGACCAGCTGAACGCCTACGACGTTCTGGTGAGTGACGACATCGTCTTCACCAAGGGCGCCATCGACGGCTTCATCGCGTCAAAGACGAAGACTGAGGAGGTTGCAGCATGA
- the rplF gene encoding 50S ribosomal protein L6, with protein MSRIGRLPIEIPAGVDITINGQDVKVKGPKGELALTVKAPIEAKIEDGQVLVTRPDDERESRSLHGLTRTLIANQIIGVTQGYTKGLEVVGTGYRVAAKGANIEFALGYSHSITVEPPAGISFTVEGVNKLTVSGIDKQAVGEVAANIRKLRKPEPYKGKGVRYAGEVVRRKAGKSGK; from the coding sequence ATGTCACGTATTGGAAGACTGCCGATCGAGATTCCTGCCGGAGTCGACATCACCATCAACGGTCAAGATGTGAAGGTCAAGGGCCCGAAGGGTGAGCTCGCGCTCACCGTCAAGGCTCCCATCGAAGCGAAGATCGAAGACGGCCAAGTGCTCGTCACCCGTCCCGACGACGAGCGCGAGTCGCGTTCGCTGCACGGGCTGACCCGCACGCTCATCGCCAACCAGATCATCGGAGTCACCCAGGGTTACACCAAGGGCCTCGAGGTTGTCGGTACCGGTTACCGTGTCGCCGCCAAGGGCGCGAACATCGAGTTCGCACTCGGCTACTCCCACTCCATCACCGTCGAGCCGCCCGCGGGCATCAGCTTCACGGTCGAGGGTGTCAACAAGCTCACTGTCAGCGGTATCGACAAGCAGGCTGTCGGCGAAGTAGCTGCCAACATTCGTAAGTTGCGCAAGCCAGAGCCCTACAAGGGCAAGGGTGTGCGCTACGCCGGCGAGGTCGTTCGTCGCAAGGCCGGAAAGAGCGGTAAGTAA
- the rplO gene encoding 50S ribosomal protein L15 — protein MAEEQNDATEVAPKKAPAAKAAPKAKAEPKTETATAAKAPKAAAAKAEKSTDEAPKAAKATKAPATKAAAASTTGAAATAETVAAPKAAKAQAAPVEARDQVLKVHHLRPAAGSKKARTRVGRGEGSKGKTAGRGTKGTKARYQVRVGFEGGQMPLHMRTPKLRGFKNPFKIEYQVVNLDRLAELYPTGGDVTIADLVSKGAVRNNEKVKVLGNGDIAVKLNVTVDKVSGSAEQKIVAAGGSVK, from the coding sequence ATGGCTGAAGAACAGAACGACGCTACCGAGGTAGCGCCCAAGAAGGCACCTGCCGCAAAGGCAGCGCCGAAGGCGAAGGCCGAACCCAAGACCGAGACTGCGACTGCTGCGAAGGCCCCCAAGGCCGCCGCAGCGAAGGCAGAGAAGTCGACCGACGAGGCTCCTAAGGCCGCGAAGGCGACCAAGGCTCCCGCAACCAAGGCCGCCGCTGCATCCACCACGGGTGCCGCAGCAACGGCTGAGACGGTCGCCGCGCCGAAGGCCGCTAAGGCTCAGGCTGCTCCCGTCGAGGCTCGCGATCAGGTACTGAAGGTTCACCACCTTCGCCCGGCCGCCGGCTCGAAGAAGGCACGCACGCGTGTCGGTCGTGGTGAAGGCTCGAAGGGTAAGACCGCGGGTCGTGGCACCAAGGGAACCAAGGCGCGCTACCAAGTGCGTGTCGGTTTCGAGGGTGGCCAGATGCCGCTTCACATGCGCACTCCGAAACTGCGCGGGTTCAAGAACCCGTTCAAGATCGAGTACCAGGTCGTGAACCTGGATCGTCTGGCCGAGCTGTACCCGACCGGTGGCGATGTCACCATTGCCGACCTCGTGTCGAAGGGTGCCGTTCGTAACAACGAGAAGGTCAAAGTTCTCGGCAATGGGGATATTGCAGTCAAGTTGAACGTCACCGTCGACAAGGTCTCCGGCTCTGCCGAGCAGAAGATCGTCGCGGCTGGTGGCTCCGTCAAGTAG
- the rplW gene encoding 50S ribosomal protein L23, whose amino-acid sequence MSGNNKDPRDIIISPVVSEKSYSLIDEGKYTFIVAPTSNKTEIKLAIEKIFGVEVNSVNTMNKIGKTRRTKFGLGKRKDTKRAIVTLKSGTIDIFTAVG is encoded by the coding sequence ATGAGCGGCAACAACAAAGACCCCCGCGACATCATCATCTCGCCGGTCGTCTCCGAGAAGAGCTACAGCCTGATCGACGAGGGTAAGTACACCTTCATCGTGGCGCCCACCTCGAACAAGACCGAGATCAAGCTCGCTATCGAGAAGATCTTCGGCGTCGAGGTCAACTCGGTCAACACCATGAACAAGATCGGCAAGACCCGCCGTACCAAGTTCGGGCTGGGCAAGCGCAAAGACACCAAGCGTGCCATTGTCACCCTCAAGTCCGGCACCATCGACATCTTCACGGCTGTTGGCTGA
- the rplR gene encoding 50S ribosomal protein L18 — protein MATGTRGKSKAAARGRRHDRLRKKVEGTELRPRLVVTRSARHVFVQVVDDSKGFTLASASTLEPDLRTFDGDKSAKAHKVGELVAERAKAAGVEAVVFDRGGNRYAGRVAAVADGAREGGLDL, from the coding sequence ATGGCTACTGGAACAAGAGGCAAGAGCAAGGCTGCTGCACGCGGCCGTCGCCACGACCGTCTTCGCAAGAAGGTCGAGGGTACCGAATTGCGCCCGCGCCTGGTCGTCACCCGTTCGGCCCGGCACGTCTTCGTGCAGGTCGTCGACGACAGCAAGGGTTTCACCCTGGCGTCGGCTTCGACTCTCGAACCAGACCTGCGCACCTTCGATGGTGACAAGTCGGCCAAGGCCCACAAGGTGGGCGAGCTCGTCGCCGAGCGCGCCAAGGCCGCCGGCGTCGAAGCAGTCGTCTTCGACCGCGGTGGTAACCGGTACGCCGGTCGCGTCGCGGCAGTCGCCGACGGCGCTCGAGAGGGCGGACTAGACCTGTGA
- the rplV gene encoding 50S ribosomal protein L22: MVESIARVRHIRVTPMKARRVVNLIRGKQAMEALAILKFAPQGASEPVYKLVESAIANAKVKADKDNSYLDEQDLFVATAFVDEGTTLKRFQPRAQGRAFQILKRTSHITIVLATPDEVGVATQGSKKAGKK, encoded by the coding sequence ATGGTGGAGTCGATCGCACGCGTGCGTCACATCCGCGTCACCCCCATGAAAGCTCGTCGCGTCGTCAACTTGATTCGCGGCAAGCAGGCCATGGAGGCCCTGGCAATTCTGAAGTTCGCCCCGCAGGGCGCAAGCGAGCCTGTCTACAAGCTCGTCGAGTCTGCGATCGCGAACGCGAAGGTCAAGGCCGACAAAGACAACAGCTACCTCGACGAGCAAGACCTGTTCGTCGCGACGGCATTCGTCGACGAGGGTACGACCCTCAAGCGCTTCCAGCCCCGTGCACAGGGACGCGCATTCCAGATTCTGAAGCGCACCAGCCACATCACGATCGTGCTCGCCACGCCCGATGAGGTCGGCGTTGCAACTCAGGGTTCCAAGAAGGCAGGAAAGAAGTAA
- the rpsQ gene encoding 30S ribosomal protein S17: MAKTEAPAAVETVAAPDHERGYRKTRRGYVTSDKMEKTIVVEVEDRVKHPLYGKVIRRTSKVKAHDENGSAGIGDLVLISETRPLSATKRWRLVEILEKAK; encoded by the coding sequence ATGGCTAAGACTGAAGCACCCGCTGCAGTTGAGACTGTTGCCGCGCCCGATCACGAGCGCGGTTACCGCAAGACCCGTCGTGGCTACGTCACCAGCGACAAGATGGAGAAGACCATCGTCGTCGAGGTCGAAGACCGCGTGAAGCACCCGCTGTATGGCAAGGTCATCCGCCGCACCTCCAAGGTGAAGGCGCACGACGAGAACGGCTCTGCCGGTATCGGCGACCTGGTGCTCATTTCCGAGACCCGTCCGCTGAGCGCTACCAAGCGCTGGCGCCTGGTCGAGATTCTCGAAAAGGCCAAGTAA
- the rplE gene encoding 50S ribosomal protein L5 translates to MTDTATAPAAGAESISRPQPRLKQKYKNEIVPQLTKDFSFTNIHQVPGLIKVVVNTGVGEAARDGKIIDGAVRDLTAITGQKPQVTKARKSIAQFKLREGQPIGAHVTLRGDRAWEFLDRLLSLALPRIRDFRGLSDRQFDGQGNYTFGLTEQSMFHEIDQDKIDRVRGFDITVVTTAKNDDEGRALLKALGFPFRTADNA, encoded by the coding sequence ATGACTGACACAGCAACTGCGCCCGCGGCTGGCGCTGAGTCTATTTCTCGGCCCCAACCGCGCCTGAAGCAGAAGTACAAGAACGAGATCGTTCCCCAGCTCACGAAAGACTTCAGCTTCACGAACATCCACCAGGTTCCCGGCCTCATCAAGGTCGTCGTGAACACCGGTGTCGGTGAGGCAGCCCGTGACGGCAAGATCATCGACGGCGCTGTGCGCGACCTGACTGCAATCACGGGTCAGAAGCCGCAGGTCACCAAGGCCCGCAAGTCGATCGCTCAGTTCAAGCTGCGCGAGGGCCAGCCCATCGGCGCCCACGTCACGCTTCGTGGCGACCGCGCCTGGGAGTTCCTCGACCGGCTGCTGTCGCTCGCGCTTCCCCGCATCCGCGACTTCCGCGGCCTCTCCGACCGCCAGTTCGACGGTCAGGGCAACTACACGTTCGGCCTCACGGAGCAGTCCATGTTCCACGAGATCGATCAAGACAAGATCGACCGCGTTCGCGGTTTCGACATCACTGTCGTGACCACGGCCAAGAACGACGACGAGGGTCGCGCGCTGCTCAAGGCGCTCGGCTTCCCGTTCCGTACCGCTGACAACGCCTAA
- the rplB gene encoding 50S ribosomal protein L2, whose amino-acid sequence MAIRKYKPTTPGRRGSSVADFAEITRTTPEKSLLRPLPKTGGRNNAGRITTRHIGGGHKRQYRVIDFRRNDKDGVNARVAEIEYDPNRTARIALLHFVDGTKRYIIAPNKLSQGDIIESGASADIKPGNNLPLKNIPVGTVIHAIELKPGGGAKMARSAGASVRLVAKDGPYAQLRLPSGEIRNVDARCRATIGEVGNAEQSNINWGKAGRKRWLGVRPTVRGVAMNPVDHPHGGGEGKTSGGRHPVSPWGQKEGRTRHPNKESDKLIVRRRNVGKKRK is encoded by the coding sequence ATGGCTATTCGCAAATACAAGCCGACTACTCCCGGTCGTCGTGGCTCATCTGTTGCAGACTTTGCAGAGATCACCCGCACCACGCCCGAGAAGTCGCTGCTCCGCCCGCTGCCCAAGACCGGTGGCCGTAACAACGCCGGGCGCATCACGACCCGTCACATCGGTGGTGGCCACAAGCGCCAGTACCGCGTCATCGACTTCCGTCGTAATGACAAAGACGGCGTCAACGCCCGCGTTGCCGAGATCGAGTACGACCCGAACCGCACGGCTCGCATCGCGCTGCTGCACTTCGTCGACGGCACCAAGCGTTACATCATCGCGCCGAACAAGCTCAGCCAGGGCGACATCATCGAGTCCGGTGCCAGCGCCGACATCAAGCCGGGTAACAACCTGCCCTTGAAGAACATCCCCGTCGGTACCGTCATCCACGCGATCGAACTGAAGCCGGGGGGAGGCGCCAAGATGGCACGTTCAGCCGGTGCATCCGTTCGCCTCGTGGCGAAAGACGGCCCCTACGCCCAGCTTCGTCTGCCCAGTGGTGAGATCCGCAACGTGGATGCTCGCTGCCGCGCGACGATCGGCGAGGTCGGCAACGCCGAGCAGTCGAACATCAACTGGGGCAAGGCCGGCCGCAAGCGCTGGCTCGGCGTTCGCCCCACGGTTCGTGGTGTCGCGATGAACCCCGTCGACCACCCGCACGGTGGTGGTGAGGGCAAGACCTCCGGTGGTCGTCACCCGGTCAGCCCGTGGGGTCAGAAAGAGGGCCGCACCCGCCACCCCAACAAAGAGAGCGACAAGCTCATTGTTCGTCGCCGTAACGTCGGCAAGAAGCGTAAGTAG
- the rplN gene encoding 50S ribosomal protein L14, translated as MLQQESRVKVADNTGAKELLTIRVLGGSGRRYAGLGDIIVATVKDAIPGGNVKKGDVVKAVIVRTKKETRRVDGSYIKFDENAAVILKTDGDPRGTRIFGPVGRELRDKKFMKIISLAPEVI; from the coding sequence ATGCTTCAGCAGGAATCCCGAGTCAAGGTTGCCGACAACACCGGTGCCAAAGAGCTCTTGACGATTCGCGTTCTCGGTGGCTCCGGCCGTCGGTACGCCGGCCTCGGTGACATCATCGTGGCGACCGTCAAAGACGCCATCCCCGGCGGCAATGTCAAGAAGGGTGACGTCGTCAAAGCCGTCATCGTTCGCACCAAGAAAGAGACCCGTCGTGTCGACGGCTCTTACATCAAGTTCGATGAGAACGCCGCTGTGATCTTGAAGACCGATGGTGACCCCCGTGGCACCCGCATCTTCGGCCCGGTCGGTCGCGAGCTTCGCGACAAGAAGTTCATGAAGATCATCTCGCTGGCACCGGAGGTTATCTAA
- the rplX gene encoding 50S ribosomal protein L24, whose translation MANIKKGDLVQVISGATQERGGDRGKQGRVIEVQVEKNRVIVEGVNYVKKHVRVGQTQRGTKTGGIETVEAPIHVSNVALVDPETKKPTRVGFRVEQVTKDGVTKNVRVRYAKKSGKDI comes from the coding sequence ATGGCGAACATCAAGAAGGGTGACCTGGTTCAGGTCATCTCGGGCGCTACCCAGGAACGCGGCGGAGACCGCGGCAAGCAGGGTCGTGTCATCGAAGTACAGGTCGAGAAGAACCGCGTGATCGTCGAAGGCGTGAACTACGTCAAGAAGCACGTGCGTGTCGGCCAGACCCAGCGCGGCACCAAGACCGGTGGCATCGAGACCGTCGAGGCCCCGATCCACGTGTCGAACGTCGCTCTCGTCGACCCCGAGACCAAGAAGCCGACCCGCGTCGGGTTCCGCGTCGAGCAGGTCACCAAAGACGGCGTCACCAAGAACGTTCGCGTTCGCTACGCCAAGAAAAGCGGCAAGGACATCTAA
- the rpsH gene encoding 30S ribosomal protein S8 codes for MTMTDPVADMLTRLRNANSAFHDSVSMPHSKLKSHIADILKSEGYISAWDVKDAEVGKTLTLSLKFGPNRERSIAGIKRVSKPGLRVYAKSTEIPTVLGGLGVAILSTSSGLLTDRQASQKGVGGEVLAYVW; via the coding sequence ATGACAATGACAGATCCGGTCGCAGACATGCTGACCAGACTGCGCAATGCCAACTCGGCATTCCACGACTCCGTGTCGATGCCGCACAGCAAGCTCAAGTCGCACATCGCCGACATCCTCAAGAGCGAGGGTTACATCTCCGCGTGGGATGTCAAAGACGCAGAGGTCGGCAAGACGCTGACCCTTTCGCTGAAGTTCGGTCCGAACCGTGAGCGCTCCATCGCGGGCATCAAGCGCGTTTCGAAGCCCGGGCTCCGCGTGTACGCGAAGTCGACCGAGATCCCCACCGTTCTCGGTGGCCTCGGTGTCGCTATCCTCTCTACTTCGTCGGGTCTTCTGACCGACCGCCAGGCCTCACAGAAAGGCGTGGGTGGGGAAGTCCTCGCCTACGTGTGGTGA
- the rpsJ gene encoding 30S ribosomal protein S10: MAGQKIRIRLKSYDHEVIDSSARKIVDTVTRAGATVVGPVPLPTEKNVIAVIRSPHKYKDSFEHFEKRTHKRLIDIIDPTPKAVDSLMRLDLPADVNIEIKL, translated from the coding sequence ATGGCGGGACAAAAGATCCGCATTCGACTTAAGTCGTATGACCACGAGGTCATCGACAGCTCGGCGCGCAAGATCGTCGACACAGTCACGCGTGCGGGCGCAACCGTAGTCGGCCCCGTGCCGCTGCCGACCGAGAAGAACGTCATCGCGGTCATCCGTTCGCCTCACAAGTACAAAGACAGCTTCGAGCACTTCGAGAAGCGCACCCACAAGCGCCTGATCGACATCATCGACCCGACGCCCAAGGCTGTCGACTCGTTGATGCGTCTCGACCTTCCTGCCGATGTCAACATCGAGATCAAGCTGTAG
- the rplP gene encoding 50S ribosomal protein L16, producing the protein MLIPRRVKHRKQHHPGRSGQATGGTTVSFGEWGIQALTPAYVTNRQIESARIAMTRHIKRGGKVWINIYPDRPLTKKPAETRMGSGKGSPEWWIANVKPGRVLFELSGVSDVVAREALTRAIHKLPLKARIIKREEGDA; encoded by the coding sequence ATGTTGATTCCACGCAGAGTCAAGCACCGCAAGCAGCACCACCCCGGCCGTAGCGGCCAGGCAACCGGTGGCACCACCGTGTCATTCGGCGAGTGGGGCATTCAGGCCCTCACCCCGGCTTATGTGACCAACCGGCAGATCGAGTCCGCTCGTATCGCCATGACGCGTCACATCAAGCGTGGCGGAAAGGTGTGGATCAACATCTACCCCGACCGCCCGCTCACCAAGAAGCCGGCCGAAACCCGCATGGGTTCCGGTAAGGGTAGCCCCGAGTGGTGGATCGCGAACGTCAAGCCAGGTCGTGTACTTTTCGAGCTCTCCGGTGTCTCTGACGTCGTTGCTCGTGAGGCGCTCACCCGTGCAATTCACAAACTGCCTTTGAAGGCACGCATCATCAAGCGCGAGGAGGGCGACGCATAA
- the rpmC gene encoding 50S ribosomal protein L29 codes for MAIGSKELTPVELDTFEDSRLAEELRKAKEELFNLRFQSATGQLESHGRLRAVKRDIARIYTIVRERELGIRATPAPVEVVPAAAAPKKTRKAKAADVEETEAPAAEAEVVTDTTEEAK; via the coding sequence ATGGCGATCGGCTCAAAAGAGCTCACCCCGGTCGAGCTCGACACATTCGAAGATTCACGTCTCGCAGAAGAGCTGCGCAAGGCTAAAGAAGAGCTGTTCAACCTGCGCTTCCAGTCGGCCACCGGCCAGCTCGAAAGCCACGGCCGCCTGCGCGCCGTGAAGCGCGACATCGCCCGCATCTACACGATCGTTCGTGAGCGCGAGCTGGGCATCCGTGCCACGCCCGCCCCCGTCGAGGTCGTGCCGGCTGCTGCGGCGCCCAAGAAGACCCGCAAGGCGAAGGCCGCTGACGTCGAAGAGACCGAAGCGCCCGCAGCCGAGGCTGAGGTCGTCACCGACACAACTGAGGAGGCCAAGTAA